A window of the Rhodoferax sp. GW822-FHT02A01 genome harbors these coding sequences:
- a CDS encoding phosphohydrolase, producing MNLIPVEIDSIRIGQPLPCDLVDSNGILLARKAFVVASRADLEMFYNRSGGLFIDGVDAEALRKAYIDQLQTLMRKEKSIGEIAESKLMVDKATKREVVTTDRVDWRDLQVEAHILLRDPNREHFKWRLEHVFRTLQRESHRNPNGVLFALIQLSASETSMYSATHAMLVSVMCGLAAREVLAWPEHVEMLLCKAALTMNVSMTELQDKLTSQKRPPDDTQLAQIDSHAQRSVDILKSVGIEDPTWLQAVAEHHAQAPGDLRSKTPAQRLARMIQRADMFAARLSPRLSRPPVPPAVAMQACYFDENKQVDEAGAALIKAVGIYQPGSYVRLASDEVAVVVRRGTNTSTPRVAVVLNRSGMPTAEHAVRDTSQKDYKVVASVAHSEVKVQIHLDRLLPLTQTTGNDRVW from the coding sequence ATGAACCTGATTCCCGTTGAAATCGACTCCATCCGCATTGGGCAACCATTGCCTTGTGATCTCGTGGACAGCAACGGCATTCTGCTGGCACGCAAGGCGTTTGTAGTGGCCTCCCGGGCCGATCTGGAAATGTTCTACAACCGCAGTGGCGGCCTGTTCATTGATGGTGTGGATGCTGAAGCCTTGCGCAAGGCCTACATCGACCAGTTGCAAACGCTCATGCGCAAGGAAAAGTCGATTGGCGAAATCGCCGAGTCCAAACTGATGGTGGACAAGGCGACCAAGCGCGAAGTCGTCACCACGGACCGCGTGGACTGGCGCGATCTGCAGGTGGAAGCCCACATCCTGCTGCGCGACCCCAACCGCGAACATTTCAAATGGCGGCTGGAGCATGTGTTCCGCACCCTGCAACGCGAGTCGCATCGCAACCCCAATGGAGTGCTGTTTGCACTGATCCAGCTATCGGCCTCGGAGACCTCCATGTACAGCGCGACCCACGCCATGCTGGTGAGCGTGATGTGCGGTCTGGCCGCACGCGAGGTGCTGGCCTGGCCGGAGCATGTGGAGATGCTGCTGTGCAAGGCGGCATTGACCATGAACGTCTCCATGACCGAATTGCAGGACAAGCTGACCTCGCAAAAGCGCCCGCCGGACGACACCCAACTGGCCCAGATCGACAGCCATGCGCAGCGCTCGGTGGATATCCTCAAGTCCGTCGGCATCGAAGACCCGACCTGGCTGCAGGCTGTGGCCGAACACCATGCACAGGCGCCGGGTGACCTGCGCAGCAAGACACCGGCGCAGCGGCTGGCACGCATGATCCAGCGCGCCGACATGTTTGCGGCCCGCCTCTCGCCACGCCTGTCTCGTCCGCCGGTGCCTCCGGCGGTAGCCATGCAGGCCTGCTATTTTGATGAGAACAAGCAAGTGGACGAAGCCGGCGCGGCGTTGATCAAGGCGGTCGGCATTTACCAACCGGGCTCCTATGTACGACTGGCCTCCGACGAAGTGGCCGTGGTGGTTCGGCGTGGTACCAACACCAGCACCCCACGCGTGGCGGTGGTGCTCAACCGCAGCGGCATGCCCACGGCCGAACATGCCGTGCGCGACACCAGCCAGAAGGACTACAAGGTGGTGGCCAGCGTTGCGCACAGCGAGGTCAAGGTGCAGATCCATCTGGACCGTCTGCTACCGCTTACCCAAACCACTGGCAATGACCGGGTCTGGTAA
- the rfaE2 gene encoding D-glycero-beta-D-manno-heptose 1-phosphate adenylyltransferase: MQAQDTPPAFLQKIHHRGDLAAALRALPRPWVFTNGVFDVLHRGHVVYLAQARALGGSLIVALNTDASVKRLGKGDDRPLNKDEDRAIVMASQESVSLVTWFDEDTPQEIIAEIRPDILVKGGDYDMAKLPETALVQSWGGQALALPFVQGYSTTKLVNRIRAG, translated from the coding sequence ATGCAAGCTCAAGACACCCCCCCCGCTTTCCTGCAGAAGATCCACCACCGCGGCGATCTGGCCGCGGCCTTGAGGGCTTTGCCCAGACCCTGGGTATTCACCAACGGGGTATTCGACGTGTTGCACCGTGGCCATGTGGTCTATCTGGCGCAGGCCCGTGCGCTCGGTGGCAGCCTGATTGTGGCGCTCAATACCGATGCATCGGTCAAGCGCCTGGGCAAAGGCGATGACCGCCCCCTGAACAAGGACGAAGACCGCGCCATCGTGATGGCCTCGCAGGAGTCGGTCAGCTTGGTGACCTGGTTTGACGAAGACACGCCGCAGGAAATCATTGCCGAGATCCGCCCGGACATCCTGGTCAAAGGCGGGGACTACGACATGGCCAAACTGCCGGAGACTGCCCTGGTGCAAAGCTGGGGCGGACAGGCACTGGCCCTGCCATTTGTGCAGGGTTACTCCACCACCAAGCTGGTCAACCGGATACGCGCCGGCTAG